One window of the Pradoshia eiseniae genome contains the following:
- the atpB gene encoding F0F1 ATP synthase subunit A: MNHGAPTLELFGLTFNLGNVLMITVASVIVFLIAVLSTRKLAVKPTGMQNFMEWVIDFVRNIINSNMDWNTGGRFLILGTTLIMYIFVSNMLGLPFSVTYNGDLWWKSPTADPVIALTLAVMIVVLTNFYGIKMRGLKGYGKNFVAPMPFLFPLKIIEEFANTLTLGLRLFGNIYAGEILLSLLAGSLATGFWGHIVAFAPTMVWQAFSIFIGAIQAFIFTMLTMVYMAHKVSEDH, translated from the coding sequence TTGAATCATGGAGCACCAACACTAGAACTTTTTGGTCTTACCTTCAACCTAGGTAACGTTCTGATGATCACGGTAGCGAGTGTCATTGTCTTTCTCATTGCTGTCCTGTCCACCCGGAAATTAGCAGTGAAGCCTACCGGTATGCAGAACTTCATGGAATGGGTAATCGACTTCGTAAGAAATATTATTAACAGCAATATGGACTGGAACACAGGCGGACGCTTCCTGATCCTAGGGACAACCCTAATCATGTACATATTCGTATCGAATATGCTAGGTCTTCCGTTCTCAGTCACCTATAATGGAGATCTGTGGTGGAAATCACCAACAGCTGATCCAGTAATTGCCCTTACGCTCGCTGTCATGATTGTCGTATTAACCAACTTCTACGGCATCAAGATGCGCGGACTTAAAGGTTACGGCAAGAACTTTGTGGCACCAATGCCTTTCTTATTTCCCTTAAAGATTATTGAAGAGTTTGCAAACACACTTACATTGGGCTTGCGTCTATTCGGTAATATTTATGCGGGTGAGATTTTGCTCAGTCTTTTGGCTGGCTCGCTGGCTACAGGATTCTGGGGACACATTGTCGCTTTTGCGCCAACAATGGTTTGGCAGGCATTCAGTATTTTCATTGGAGCAATCCAAGCGTTTATCTTTACGATGTTAACGATGGTTTACATGGCCCACAAAGTCAGCGAAGACCATTAA
- the atpE gene encoding F0F1 ATP synthase subunit C yields MSLGVIAAAIAIGLAALGAGIGNGMIVSRTVEGIARQPEARGMLQTTMFIGVALVEAIPIIAVVIAFMVLNR; encoded by the coding sequence ATGAGTTTGGGAGTTATCGCAGCAGCAATCGCAATTGGTTTAGCCGCTCTTGGAGCAGGTATTGGTAATGGTATGATCGTATCTCGTACAGTAGAGGGTATCGCACGTCAGCCAGAAGCACGTGGAATGCTTCAAACAACAATGTTCATCGGGGTAGCACTAGTTGAGGCGATTCCGATCATCGCGGTTGTTATCGCGTTCATGGTATTGAACAGATAA
- the atpF gene encoding F0F1 ATP synthase subunit B, whose protein sequence is MLFTNFVLGATAHAGLNTGDIIFQLVAFIVLMLLLKKFAFGPLMGIMKERESHVASEIESAEKSRAEAAALLEEQRTMLKEARQESLALIEEAKKHGETQREEIIAMARQEAERVKESATREIEQQKEQAVAALREQVASLSVLIASKVIEKELSAKDQEKLINEYIQEAGEER, encoded by the coding sequence GTGTTATTTACTAATTTTGTACTCGGAGCAACAGCGCACGCTGGATTGAATACGGGTGACATCATCTTCCAATTGGTGGCATTCATCGTATTGATGCTTTTACTTAAGAAATTTGCTTTCGGTCCGCTTATGGGAATCATGAAAGAACGTGAATCTCATGTAGCGAGCGAAATTGAATCTGCAGAGAAAAGCCGCGCAGAAGCAGCTGCATTGCTTGAAGAACAACGCACAATGCTGAAAGAAGCTCGCCAGGAATCATTAGCTCTTATTGAAGAGGCTAAGAAGCATGGCGAAACACAGCGTGAAGAAATCATTGCAATGGCACGCCAGGAAGCTGAACGAGTGAAAGAATCAGCAACCCGCGAGATCGAACAGCAAAAAGAACAAGCTGTTGCTGCCCTTCGTGAACAAGTTGCATCCTTGTCTGTTTTAATTGCGTCTAAAGTGATTGAAAAAGAACTTAGTGCAAAAGATCAGGAAAAATTGATCAATGAATACATTCAAGAGGCAGGAGAAGAGCGATGA
- a CDS encoding F0F1 ATP synthase subunit delta, which yields MSHTLAAKRYANALFQIAKEENQIDRLETEIRTVKEVFETNGQFIEFLEHPKVSMENKKQAIATAFATASPSIQNLLMLLVERHRETIVPDLADEFIILVNEQTGIVDAKVYSVRPLSNAEQEGISKVFARKIGKQALRIENIVDSSLLGGIKIRIGNRIFDGTVQGKLDRLERSLLG from the coding sequence ATGAGTCATACACTTGCAGCGAAACGCTATGCAAATGCTCTTTTCCAAATTGCCAAGGAAGAAAACCAAATCGACCGCTTGGAAACGGAAATCAGAACGGTTAAAGAAGTTTTTGAAACGAATGGCCAGTTTATCGAGTTCCTTGAACATCCAAAGGTCTCTATGGAAAACAAGAAACAAGCGATCGCAACTGCTTTCGCAACTGCTTCTCCTTCCATCCAAAACCTGTTGATGCTTCTTGTTGAACGCCACAGGGAAACAATCGTGCCAGACCTTGCAGATGAATTCATCATCCTGGTGAATGAGCAAACAGGGATCGTTGACGCGAAAGTGTACTCTGTACGGCCGTTATCCAACGCGGAGCAAGAAGGAATTTCAAAGGTTTTTGCCCGTAAAATTGGAAAACAAGCATTGCGCATTGAAAATATCGTAGACAGCAGTCTTTTAGGCGGCATCAAAATCCGTATCGGAAACCGTATTTTTGATGGTACGGTCCAAGGGAAACTCGATCGCTTAGAGCGCAGTCTGCTCGGTTAA
- the atpA gene encoding F0F1 ATP synthase subunit alpha, with product MSIRAEEISALIKKQIEGYQSDIEVSEVGTVITVGDGIARVHGLDNAMSGELLEFSNGVVGMAQNLEENNVGVIILGPFRDIKEGDTVRRTGRIMEVPVGDALIGRVVNSLGQPLDGMGPIATTDTLPIENNAPGVMDRKSVHEPLQTGIKAIDALVPIGRGQRELIIGDRQTGKTSVAVDTILNQKDENMICIYVAIGQKESTVRGTVETFRKYGALDYTIVVSASASQPAPLLYLAPYSGVTMGEHFMRQGKHVLVVYDDLSKQAAAYRELSLLLRRPPGREAFPGDVFYLHSRLLERAAKLNDTLGAGSITALPFVETQAGDISAYIPTNVISITDGQIFLQSDLFFSGVRPAINAGLSVSRVGGSAQIKAMKSVAGTLRLDLASFRELEAFSQFGSDLDKATQAKLNRGQRTVEVLKQDLHKPLRVEQQVLILYCLTRGFLDDIPLADIRRFEAEIIEWTGRNHNELYEHIKSTGKLPEESDMNAAITEFKKQFVVSE from the coding sequence ATGAGCATCAGAGCTGAAGAAATCAGCGCGCTGATTAAGAAACAAATTGAAGGCTATCAATCTGATATAGAAGTAAGCGAAGTCGGCACGGTTATCACAGTCGGTGACGGGATCGCGCGTGTTCATGGATTGGACAACGCCATGTCCGGAGAGCTTCTTGAGTTCTCTAACGGTGTAGTAGGTATGGCGCAAAACTTGGAAGAGAATAACGTCGGTGTTATTATCCTCGGTCCTTTCCGCGACATTAAAGAAGGTGACACAGTACGCCGCACAGGACGCATCATGGAGGTACCGGTGGGTGACGCGCTTATTGGCCGCGTAGTTAACTCCCTCGGTCAACCGCTTGATGGCATGGGTCCAATCGCGACAACTGACACGCTTCCAATCGAAAACAACGCACCAGGCGTTATGGACCGTAAATCTGTTCATGAGCCGCTTCAAACTGGTATCAAGGCAATCGATGCCCTTGTTCCAATCGGACGCGGACAACGTGAATTGATTATCGGAGACCGTCAAACTGGTAAAACTTCCGTAGCAGTAGATACAATCCTTAACCAAAAGGATGAAAACATGATTTGTATCTACGTGGCTATCGGACAAAAAGAATCAACGGTTCGTGGAACAGTTGAAACATTCCGTAAGTACGGTGCGCTTGATTACACAATCGTTGTATCTGCATCTGCTTCTCAGCCGGCACCGCTATTATACTTAGCTCCTTACTCCGGCGTAACAATGGGTGAGCATTTCATGCGCCAAGGCAAGCACGTTCTTGTCGTGTACGATGATCTGTCCAAGCAAGCTGCGGCTTACCGTGAGCTTTCCTTGCTCCTTCGTCGTCCTCCAGGCCGTGAAGCCTTCCCAGGTGACGTATTCTACTTGCACTCCCGCTTGCTCGAGCGTGCAGCTAAATTAAATGATACTTTAGGTGCTGGTTCCATCACAGCATTACCGTTCGTTGAAACACAAGCAGGCGATATCTCTGCTTACATTCCAACAAACGTAATCTCCATCACGGATGGGCAAATCTTCTTGCAATCTGACTTATTCTTCTCCGGCGTACGCCCTGCAATCAACGCAGGTCTTTCCGTATCCCGTGTAGGTGGATCTGCGCAAATTAAAGCAATGAAGAGCGTTGCCGGTACACTTCGTCTGGACTTGGCATCCTTCCGTGAGCTTGAAGCTTTCTCTCAATTCGGTTCTGACTTGGATAAAGCAACACAAGCGAAATTGAACCGTGGTCAACGTACGGTTGAGGTATTGAAACAAGACCTTCACAAACCGCTTCGTGTAGAACAGCAAGTATTAATCCTATACTGCTTGACTCGCGGATTCTTAGATGATATTCCACTCGCTGATATCAGACGCTTCGAAGCAGAAATCATCGAATGGACTGGCCGCAACCACAATGAACTTTATGAACATATCAAATCAACTGGAAAACTTCCGGAAGAAAGCGATATGAACGCGGCAATTACTGAATTCAAAAAACAATTTGTTGTATCGGAATAA
- the atpG gene encoding ATP synthase F1 subunit gamma has product MASLRDIDARIKSTKKTSQITKAMQMVSASKLNRAETNAKAFVPYMEKIQEVVSSIANGSKDASHPMLVSRPVKRTGYVVITSDRGLAGPYNSSVLRKVYQTISERHKSPDEYGIIVLGRIGSEFFRMRGMNVIQELTGISDQPTFDDIKGITSSTVKLFADEAVDEIYMYYNHFISAISQEVTEKKLLPLGSVDSDKASTLYEFEPNQEEILKVLLPQYAESLMYGALLDGKASEHASRMTAMKSATDNASELIGSLTLTYNRARQAAITQEITEIVGGAAALE; this is encoded by the coding sequence ATGGCATCATTACGTGATATAGACGCGCGTATAAAATCAACAAAGAAAACGAGCCAGATCACAAAAGCCATGCAAATGGTCTCCGCCTCCAAATTGAATCGTGCCGAAACAAACGCGAAAGCTTTTGTACCGTACATGGAGAAAATCCAAGAGGTCGTATCAAGCATCGCGAACGGAAGCAAGGATGCATCTCATCCGATGCTCGTCTCGCGTCCTGTGAAAAGAACTGGATACGTAGTTATCACTTCCGATCGCGGATTGGCTGGACCATATAACAGCAGTGTCTTGAGAAAGGTGTATCAGACGATCAGTGAGCGCCATAAGTCTCCGGATGAGTATGGCATTATCGTACTTGGACGTATTGGCAGTGAATTCTTCCGCATGCGCGGAATGAACGTCATCCAAGAGCTTACTGGGATCTCTGATCAGCCAACTTTTGATGATATTAAAGGAATCACATCCAGTACGGTGAAATTATTCGCAGATGAAGCAGTGGATGAAATCTATATGTATTACAACCACTTTATCAGTGCTATTTCTCAAGAGGTAACGGAGAAGAAATTGTTGCCTCTTGGAAGTGTTGATTCAGACAAAGCCTCAACGCTTTACGAGTTTGAACCGAATCAAGAGGAAATTCTTAAAGTGTTGCTCCCACAATATGCGGAAAGCCTTATGTACGGCGCGCTATTGGACGGCAAGGCAAGCGAGCACGCATCCCGTATGACAGCGATGAAGAGTGCAACAGATAACGCTTCTGAGCTTATCGGCTCACTCACGCTCACATACAACCGTGCACGTCAGGCTGCGATCACACAAGAGATTACCGAGATTGTCGGCGGAGCTGCCGCACTCGAATAG
- the atpD gene encoding F0F1 ATP synthase subunit beta has protein sequence MNIGRVTQVMGPVVDVRFENGKLPEIYNALKINISKGAPADEAEYLTLEVALHLGDDTVRTIAMASTDGLVRHAEVIDTGAPISVPVGDVTLGRVFNVLGEKIDLDPALEGDYQKDPIHREAPKFEELSTQVEILETGIKVVDLLAPYIKGGKIGLFGGAGVGKTVLIQELINNIAQEHGGISVFAGVGERTREGNDLYHEMTDSGVIKKTAMVFGQMNEPPGARMRVALTGLTMAEYFRDVQGQDVLFFIDNIFRFTQAGSEVSALLGRMPSAVGYQPTLATEMGQLQERITSTNVGSVTSIQAIYVPADDYTDPAPATTFAHLDATTNLERRLSEMGIYPAVDPLASTSRALSPDIVGEEHYEVARAVQSTLQRYRELQDIIAILGMDELGEEDKQTVARARRIQNFLSQNFHVAEQFTGQKGSYVPVKETVKGFKEILDGKHDHLPEDAFRLVGRIEDVVEKAKQMGVEA, from the coding sequence ATGAACATAGGACGCGTTACTCAAGTCATGGGTCCGGTTGTCGACGTTCGTTTTGAAAACGGCAAACTGCCTGAGATCTATAACGCTCTGAAGATTAATATTTCCAAAGGGGCTCCAGCTGATGAAGCGGAATACCTCACTTTGGAAGTTGCTCTTCATTTGGGCGATGATACGGTTCGTACAATTGCGATGGCTTCTACAGACGGTTTAGTCCGTCACGCGGAAGTAATCGATACAGGAGCGCCAATTTCAGTACCAGTTGGAGACGTAACACTTGGTCGCGTATTCAACGTATTGGGAGAGAAAATTGACCTTGATCCTGCTTTGGAAGGCGATTATCAAAAAGACCCTATCCACAGGGAAGCTCCAAAATTTGAAGAATTATCTACTCAAGTTGAGATCCTTGAAACAGGTATCAAAGTAGTAGACTTGCTTGCTCCTTACATCAAGGGCGGTAAGATTGGATTGTTCGGTGGTGCCGGTGTAGGTAAAACCGTATTAATCCAAGAATTGATCAACAACATCGCTCAAGAGCACGGCGGTATTTCTGTATTCGCCGGTGTTGGTGAGCGTACACGTGAAGGTAATGACCTTTACCACGAAATGACAGATTCTGGCGTTATCAAGAAAACAGCGATGGTATTCGGACAAATGAACGAGCCGCCTGGAGCACGTATGCGTGTTGCCTTGACTGGTTTGACAATGGCTGAATACTTCCGTGATGTTCAAGGCCAGGACGTATTGTTCTTTATCGATAACATCTTCCGTTTCACACAAGCCGGTTCTGAAGTATCCGCCCTTCTTGGACGTATGCCTTCTGCCGTTGGTTACCAGCCAACATTGGCCACTGAAATGGGTCAATTACAAGAGCGTATCACATCTACTAACGTAGGTTCTGTTACATCTATCCAAGCAATCTATGTACCAGCCGATGACTACACTGACCCGGCTCCGGCTACAACATTCGCCCACTTAGATGCTACAACAAACCTTGAGCGTAGACTATCCGAGATGGGTATCTACCCAGCGGTGGATCCGCTAGCGTCCACTTCTCGCGCCCTTTCTCCAGATATCGTTGGAGAAGAGCACTATGAAGTAGCTCGTGCGGTTCAATCTACACTGCAGCGTTACAGAGAATTGCAAGATATCATTGCCATCCTAGGTATGGATGAATTGGGCGAGGAAGACAAACAGACGGTTGCACGTGCACGCCGTATCCAAAACTTCCTATCTCAAAACTTCCACGTGGCAGAGCAGTTCACTGGTCAAAAAGGTTCTTACGTACCTGTTAAAGAAACTGTTAAAGGATTCAAAGAAATCCTTGACGGTAAGCATGACCACCTTCCTGAGGATGCATTCCGCCTAGTCGGCCGCATTGAAGACGTGGTTGAAAAAGCTAAGCAAATGGGCGTAGAGGCTTAA
- a CDS encoding F0F1 ATP synthase subunit epsilon: MRTIKVSVVTPGGPVLEEEVEMVSTKAKTGELGILAGHIPMVAPLDIGAVRLKTGNHTEWVAVSGGFVEVNGQEVTILAQSAERAENIDIARAKQAKARAEKRLTDRQAAIDAHRAEMALKRALNRLDIAEHQR; this comes from the coding sequence ATGAGAACGATTAAAGTTTCTGTAGTTACTCCTGGCGGTCCTGTATTGGAAGAAGAAGTGGAAATGGTCAGCACAAAAGCTAAAACTGGGGAACTAGGTATCCTTGCCGGACATATTCCAATGGTTGCGCCGCTTGATATTGGCGCTGTCCGTTTGAAAACCGGCAATCATACTGAATGGGTTGCTGTCTCCGGCGGATTCGTCGAAGTTAACGGCCAGGAAGTAACCATTCTTGCCCAATCAGCTGAACGTGCAGAGAACATTGACATTGCTCGCGCCAAACAGGCCAAAGCGCGCGCAGAAAAACGTCTTACAGACAGACAAGCTGCGATCGATGCACATCGCGCCGAAATGGCACTCAAGCGTGCTTTAAACCGTCTAGATATTGCTGAACACCAACGTTAA
- a CDS encoding NADH-quinone oxidoreductase subunit A produces MASLYWYQNNYIIVLIFLCLGILLPIVALTMGKILRPNKPTEAKRATYESGLEPFHDSRVQFNVRYYIFALLFVLFDVETVFLYPWAVAYEKLGVFALIEMLIFVFMLILGLAYAWRKKVLKWN; encoded by the coding sequence ATGGCATCGCTATATTGGTATCAGAACAATTACATAATCGTTCTGATTTTTTTGTGCCTAGGTATCCTGCTTCCGATCGTCGCGCTCACCATGGGGAAAATTCTTAGACCAAATAAGCCGACGGAGGCAAAGCGCGCCACCTATGAAAGCGGATTGGAGCCATTTCATGATTCAAGGGTCCAATTCAATGTGCGTTATTACATATTTGCGCTTTTGTTTGTTTTATTTGATGTAGAAACGGTATTCCTCTATCCATGGGCCGTAGCCTATGAGAAATTAGGCGTCTTTGCGCTTATTGAGATGTTGATATTTGTCTTCATGCTCATTCTTGGACTGGCATACGCCTGGAGAAAGAAGGTGCTCAAATGGAATTGA
- a CDS encoding NuoB/complex I 20 kDa subunit family protein encodes MELKLDQLSAHEKAELERNIFFATLEQVKGWARGNSLWPLTFGLACCAIEMMAVGSSHYDVDRFGSFFRTSPRQSDVMIVSGTVTKKMAPILRRLYDQMPEPKWVIAMGSCATAGGPYVKSYSVVKGVDQIVPVDVYIPGCPPNPAALIYGINKLKEKIAYEAKTGKKVM; translated from the coding sequence ATGGAATTGAAACTTGATCAGCTTTCCGCACACGAAAAGGCCGAGCTTGAGCGAAACATTTTCTTTGCTACCCTAGAGCAAGTGAAGGGCTGGGCAAGAGGGAATTCGCTATGGCCATTAACATTTGGACTTGCCTGCTGTGCAATTGAAATGATGGCTGTCGGCTCTTCACATTATGATGTTGACCGTTTCGGCTCCTTTTTCCGTACATCTCCGCGTCAATCAGACGTGATGATTGTATCCGGAACCGTCACGAAGAAAATGGCCCCGATACTGCGCCGCCTATACGACCAAATGCCTGAACCCAAATGGGTAATCGCAATGGGATCATGCGCGACTGCTGGTGGTCCGTACGTGAAATCATACAGCGTAGTGAAGGGGGTCGACCAAATTGTCCCGGTCGATGTTTACATACCTGGCTGCCCGCCAAATCCAGCAGCATTGATTTATGGCATCAATAAATTGAAAGAGAAAATCGCTTATGAGGCAAAGACGGGGAAGAAGGTGATGTAG
- a CDS encoding NADH-quinone oxidoreductase subunit C has protein sequence MGRRDIEVLKRMAEENARKRAKNKPAAEPKEPLTEDEPALSQGRTASLESQKSAAEPNANTEDLVKKKAAAAAKAKAAALAKQKRMTEEEGSSTSDDLAKKKAAAAAKAKAAALAKQKRMTEEEGSSSTTDDLAKKKAAAAAKAKAAALAKQKRMTEEEGSSTSDDLAKKKAAAAAKAKAAALAKQKRMTEEEGSSSTTDDLAKKKAAAAAKAKAAALAKQKRMTEEGGENSSDDLAKKKAAAAAKAKAAALAKQKRDSGEPADLDKEKAKAIAAAKAKAAAAAKAKQKGADTKAAEPAADIALPSPNQPILDTYKAIIEGELGNDSLEDSYINKLSKDVPTLIVKRESYLPLVTCLRNHPKLRFDYLSEIHGTDFLEHFEVYLYLQSLLFKRDVVVKVKVDRTHPEIESVTPLWPGANWAESEAYDLLGIHFIGHPDLKRILLGEEWQGYPLRKDYVQYDDVEV, from the coding sequence ATGGGCCGACGCGATATCGAAGTGCTGAAAAGAATGGCGGAGGAGAATGCGAGGAAACGAGCAAAGAATAAACCCGCTGCTGAACCAAAAGAACCGCTAACCGAAGATGAACCTGCCTTATCGCAAGGGAGGACTGCATCCCTAGAGAGTCAAAAATCCGCAGCTGAGCCAAACGCCAATACCGAAGATCTGGTGAAGAAAAAAGCTGCCGCAGCCGCCAAGGCGAAAGCCGCCGCGCTAGCAAAGCAAAAGCGAATGACAGAAGAGGAGGGGTCGAGTACCTCCGACGACCTGGCGAAGAAAAAAGCTGCCGCAGCTGCCAAGGCAAAGGCAGCAGCGCTTGCCAAGCAAAAGCGAATGACAGAAGAGGAGGGGTCGAGTTCCACCACCGACGACCTGGCGAAGAAAAAAGCCGCTGCGGCCGCCAAGGCAAAGGCAGCAGCTCTAGCAAAGCAAAAGCGAATGACTGAAGAGGAAGGGTCGAGTACCTCCGACGACCTGGCGAAGAAAAAAGCCGCAGCCGCCGCCAAGGCGAAGGCAGCTGCGCTCGCAAAGCAAAAGCGAATGACCGAAGAGGAGGGGTCGAGTTCCACCACCGACGACCTGGCAAAGAAGAAAGCCGCTGCAGCAGCCAAGGCAAAAGCCGCCGCTCTCGCGAAGCAAAAGCGAATGACTGAAGAGGGAGGGGAGAACTCTTCCGATGACCTGGCGAAGAAAAAAGCTGCTGCAGCCGCGAAAGCAAAGGCCGCAGCTCTAGCCAAACAAAAACGCGATTCCGGGGAACCGGCAGATCTAGATAAAGAAAAGGCAAAGGCCATTGCCGCTGCCAAAGCGAAGGCGGCTGCAGCCGCTAAGGCTAAACAAAAGGGAGCAGACACTAAAGCGGCAGAGCCCGCTGCTGATATAGCCTTGCCATCCCCAAACCAGCCGATATTGGATACTTACAAGGCTATCATAGAGGGTGAGCTTGGAAATGATAGCTTAGAAGATTCCTATATTAATAAGCTTTCCAAGGATGTACCGACCCTAATCGTGAAAAGAGAGTCCTATCTGCCGCTTGTGACGTGCCTCCGTAATCATCCGAAGCTGCGGTTTGATTATTTAAGTGAAATTCACGGAACAGACTTTTTGGAGCATTTTGAAGTATATTTATATTTACAATCGTTGTTATTTAAACGGGATGTCGTCGTGAAGGTGAAGGTTGACCGAACGCATCCGGAGATTGAATCTGTGACACCGCTTTGGCCAGGGGCGAACTGGGCGGAATCGGAGGCGTATGATTTGCTTGGCATCCATTTCATCGGTCATCCGGATTTGAAACGCATTTTATTGGGCGAAGAGTGGCAGGGCTATCCGCTCCGCAAGGATTATGTCCAATATGATGATGTGGAGGTGTAG
- a CDS encoding NADH-quinone oxidoreductase subunit D → MIRTEEMLLNVGPQHPSTHGVLRIVVKIDGEIITEATPVIGYLHRGTEKLAEDLQYTQIIPYTDRMDYLSAMTNNYVLCHAVETMVNLEVPERAEYLRVMAMELGRIASHLVAWGTFVLDLGATSPFIYAFREREMILNFLNELSGARLTFNYMRIGGVKWDAPDGWIEKVAAFIPYMREQIAGYRDLVSGNEIFQTRVKGIGIYSADEAIAYSLSGPNLRCTGIDQDIRKTAPYSIYERFRFKSVTRETGDVLSRYEIRLDEMEESLKILEQAIEQFPKSGPVLAKVPKIVKPPKGEGFVRIESPRGEIGCYIASEGKKEPYRLKFRRPSFYNLQILPKLLKGENIANLVAILGAIDIVLGEVDG, encoded by the coding sequence ATGATTCGCACAGAGGAAATGCTTCTAAATGTCGGGCCTCAGCATCCGAGCACACATGGAGTGCTGCGCATTGTCGTCAAGATTGACGGAGAGATCATCACGGAGGCGACACCTGTTATTGGCTACTTACATAGAGGGACGGAAAAGCTCGCGGAGGATCTTCAATATACGCAAATCATCCCGTATACTGACCGGATGGATTATCTATCTGCGATGACGAATAATTATGTGCTTTGTCATGCGGTTGAGACCATGGTGAACCTCGAGGTGCCGGAGCGCGCAGAATATTTGCGTGTGATGGCAATGGAGCTCGGCCGTATCGCAAGCCATCTCGTGGCTTGGGGCACATTCGTCCTCGACCTTGGAGCGACAAGTCCCTTCATCTATGCCTTCAGGGAAAGGGAGATGATCTTAAATTTTCTCAATGAGCTCTCTGGGGCACGCCTTACCTTCAACTACATGCGCATAGGCGGCGTGAAGTGGGATGCCCCAGATGGGTGGATTGAGAAGGTCGCTGCCTTCATCCCATATATGCGGGAGCAAATAGCGGGCTATCGTGATCTGGTCAGCGGTAATGAGATATTTCAGACGCGTGTAAAAGGAATCGGCATTTATTCGGCGGATGAAGCGATTGCCTATTCACTCAGCGGTCCTAACCTGAGATGCACAGGCATCGATCAGGATATTCGAAAGACAGCCCCATATTCCATCTATGAACGATTTCGTTTTAAAAGTGTTACACGTGAAACAGGGGATGTCCTGTCCCGTTATGAGATTCGTTTGGATGAGATGGAGGAATCCTTAAAAATTTTGGAACAGGCAATTGAGCAATTTCCTAAGAGTGGACCAGTGCTTGCCAAGGTGCCGAAGATTGTGAAGCCGCCAAAGGGAGAGGGCTTCGTGCGAATAGAATCACCGCGAGGCGAAATTGGCTGCTATATTGCAAGTGAGGGGAAGAAAGAGCCGTATCGGCTGAAATTCAGGCGTCCTTCCTTCTATAACCTTCAAATTCTGCCGAAATTATTAAAGGGTGAAAATATTGCGAACCTCGTTGCTATTTTAGGGGCCATTGATATTGTGCTCGGGGAGGTTGATGGATGA